A region from the Aphis gossypii isolate Hap1 chromosome 1, ASM2018417v2, whole genome shotgun sequence genome encodes:
- the LOC126555882 gene encoding uncharacterized protein LOC126555882, which produces MLEAAYKHLLDTIQSSRRTLMTIDQKDGNASWKATMAREYRAHVDVDLNLLCVNAQDVVKVWLASDWSYKKCICAIGPCPSGTRYVMTNKSKSATMVTNENGVCVKCDDVGTCERNDIAELT; this is translated from the exons ATGCTGGAAGCGGCGTACAAGCACTTGTTGGACACGATACAGTCGTCCAGGAGGACGCTGATGACGATCGATCAAAAGGACGGCAACGCGTCCTGGAAGGCCACGATGGCCCGGGAGTATCGCGCGCACGTCGACGTTGACTTGAACTTGCTGTGCGTCAATGCGCAGGACGTGGTCAAAGTGTGGCTAGCGTCCGACTGGAGCTACAAAAAATGCAtat gcGCAATTGGTCCATGCCCGTCTGGTACTAGGTATGTAATGACGAACAAGAGTAAAAGTGCGACAATGGTGACCAACGAAAATGGTGTTTGCGTAAAGTGCGATGACGTCGGGACGTGCGAAAGAAACGATATAGCAGaactaacctaa